The genomic DNA GATTATCTTTTACTTGGTAACAAATCCATGCAACGGTTGCACCAATCTTTccatacaaaataatacaTTTCTTTCAACTTCTTTCGTGCGCAAATTCATTTTCGTGGGCCTCTGTCTCGGTTCGGGCGTGGGTTCAAAGGAAACACACATCACCCACAGCCACCACGGACTCTCTTCAAGTTCAGGGCCAAATGGTAATGCGTATTATACAACCAAGGAAAATCGATGGAAATAAAGGTGTTGATTAGCCGCCCCACATATGCAGAAAGAACATTCGTGGCGGCCTAggcaatatttttgttcaattattCATAACTTTCCAGAGAAGATTTCTGGTGTGAAAATGTAACCAACGATCCATAAGTTAGGCAGTTCCATTCGCTTATTAGATCTTTAAGAGATTCGCTCCAAATTGCAGCCAAAACCTCTTGTCGCCGGTAAATgttattttgatttgaatcgatCGTAATTGTCGATGACGTCAAAGGGGGCCTAAATTGTGCACCGGAGACGTAGACTGTGGAgttgagtggagtggagagccGTAACGTAACCGTAACCATAACTCAGTATACCATAGACGGAGGCCCTGAAAATTACCGCGTCACGAAatgaacaaaaacacaaaaaaacagaaaccatgAAGAAAAAACCAGAAGCCGAACACGCATATCCATATCCTGCGGCGGTTTCATggtgcaaaagcaaacaaatcagaAATCACAAGAGaacgaagagaagagagagaatggtGCAAAAAATccatgcaattaaaaaacaaaaggaggagagaggcacacaaaacacagacacagcagacaGGGAAAGTGcaggggagtggagtgcataCGAGTAAATTTAACCCATTACAATTGTACGAGTAATTTCAGTTCAGGTGGGGTTGGTTTAACTTACCCTTGACATAATTAGGCGGAAGAACCACTCGCGGCTTGGCTGTGTAGTTCACTTGGGTCTCCGTGGCTTCGCTcagactgcagcagcaaagtgagcagcaaacaaaaacaaaacaaaaaaacgaaaagaaaaaggaaaaaaaattcaaatacaattcTTTATATGAAGAGAGGATGGGGGAACTCTAGCCTGAtggctgccacatgcaacTATTGCAAAAACTTTGTCAATTTAAGTCTGAATTTGAAATTAACTTCTTTCGTGTTTGCTGCTTTGATGGTGTGAGGGGGGGTcttctcctctgctgctgttgttgtgttccgttctgttctgcttGACTTTGGACTGCTTCTGTTTAACTGTTTTGTAAGCGAATTATATTACATAGTTTCCGATTTTACCAATCGGATGTTGTAGCTACTCATACGAGCGAGCATGGTATGCCGTGCAGggttgccatttgtttgggCCTACGCGAGTGACCTTGCTTTTCGGGTGATTTGTCATTTGGCAAAACATATGAAGGTCCCTTGAACTGAATCCGTATCGAGTCCATCCAGTCAGTGCATCACTTACCATATCAATATGAATCCCAATCCAAACGATATGAATGCGTTTATGTTGAGTTTGTCAAGCATGATGTTGGGGCGACGCAACGGGAAAGGAATTTGTTTGTAACTTCAGGCCTCAAATCATCTCACTTTACACCGACGTGGGAATTTCATAATTCGGTCTCTGTAACACAATATTTTGGGAATCATTctttggttgtggttgtggtttcAACTGAACTTTGGGTTTAATACGAAGGGGAAGTGCTACAATATGTAGTCTTACATTTGATTTCGATTgatttggttttcgttttcgtttactttctttcacttttcataGAAACAtaacatgtacataaatgtacttgtgtacatttgtacataattgcactgaacactgaacaaaacaacacaggaAAGAGCAGTGCAGATCGTAGCTGAGTCCTTGATTGAGGCCGAGACAGGTGACCGGTAATCCTCGTTTTGTGTCTTGCCTCCAGCTCGCTTTGTTCTAAACTCAAGACAATCGAGCTTTGGTCGCTAAAGTGTGCTCATCTATGTAAGTacgtatgtagatatgtatgtacaagtgCGAGAACGAGTGTGAGTTTTGCATCCATGATATGTAGATTCCTCAGCCGAgggcctctgtgtgtgggctgactgactgactggacTGCCTGGCGTATGGCGATTGCGGATAGCGGGCCGTAAGCTGATACCCAAGCAGAAGaggagaagcaaaagcaaacgacaAGCAGCGGTCAGGGCACTGGAAGTGTAATTGCCACAGAGCAGTGGCACAGCCAGCACACTTCTCGCCAAGATTCAATTGAATCGCGTGCCAATTTTACTTAAGTCCGCTGCGAGTAGAGGAGACAGAGgcttacattttgttgtgtcCGCCTGGCAATACTCGTATGATATGCAATAACAGCTCAATCGTATGCTACGCCACTACTTATGGGTTGGTCATACATATGGCCAtccaaatatacatacatatgtatgtacatatgtagaaagagagtgagagagcgacaCCTGATGATCAATTACACACTTCCTGGCTTGCCACATAATTGCCTGGACTGAACTGGACTCAACTGGACTTCCATTTCCTATAAATTACTTTCTGTTTCTCGCAGAGCTCTTATCTTATCTTCCTGTTCGCTGACATTGACACTGACAATGGCAATGGTCGtgtgcaaattaaaaattccacaTCCACTTCCAGAACTGAGAGCACACTCTACTGGCATTCCTCTACTACTACTACACGGCAGATCGTAGTATGTAGATCGTAGTCAGATGAACCATATCCGGCCTAAGCCACAGCAAGTGGTGTGGTGTAGGCAGATGCGCGAcactttttccctctttcttttttgtcagCTAATAGATCTTAGATAGCGAGTGTTTAAATCATTTgcactacacacacatattcgtcttttatgtataaatatttgggCAGCTGGTtaggctttgctttgctttgatttgatATTTTCACTAATTAAATCAACAACAGAAATCATTTATATCCATTTACACTCGTACGCTGTTCGGTTTCGCTTCAAAAGATCCGCACAgaattaaaacaaatgaatatttaattatttgtagcATTATATAAAAGATTATGATTGTGCACCATTGAAACAAAGTTACcgacccacaacaacaattgcattaattatgtAGTTAGTGGCATTTATGAATTCTTTGCTGTTTGCGATTTCATTCCCAGAAACAGCCTGCAATTACACGACTTTAGCGCTCGACTCACGCGAGCCCCCAGGCTCTTCACACTTCACTCTCCACTGTGGCAACTCCACGCCGTTCCATTTCAACTAAATCTAAATATTATGGTGGAAATTACCGCGTTGCGGGAACGACGCGCGCCCGAATCCGTTCGCCTTCGTTCAGGAACTAAAACTGAACCCAACggacacgaaaaaaaaatacgcGAATTTCTTTGCCGCTTTCCTTGCTAGCTttaatacaacaacaacaataatacgGTCCCCCAACGCCGCTCGACCGTTCAATGGAGACTCAGGCACGACAACCAACTGTAACGGGACTGGTTTCCATTTACAAGGagtttggctctggcttggctttggcttggtccGGGGGCCGCAAAGGAAGGAGCATGAGCACGAGTGCAGTTCGGTTGCAAATTGGTGTTGGATTCCCATGGAAATTGTGTTTGGAAATTTCCAATCTCCATTGCCATTTACATTACTCAGTTCTGGTGAAGGGATCAACTGTGTTAATTCTTTGTATAATTATCCAAAAATGGAACATATGTTCACATGTAACAGCTGATCGGGTTTTTCCACTGAAGTGCATGCGATTTGACTTGATGTTTTCCACAAAATAACCAAAACAGGCAACACAACCGCcaactggcagtggcactggcacggtGCGGTGCCTGGGGCTAGGGCTAGGGCTAGGGCTAGGCCAACCTTCCATTAACTATGGTAACAGCCGTACGCCAAAGGGCTGGAAAACAAGGCCTTACTTCCCTGGTCCCCCCAGGCCCCATGCCTCGTGGGAAATTTCTATATGGCAATGTAAATACAAATCGCGTTTGTAGGACTAACTATAATATACAAAGACAATTACACTCATGAGCACATACGGATATACCCACCATACCACACAGATGTCTGTACAAATAAACTGCACATGGAGACGACATCCAGTCATGGGGCAAGGTAAAGTGGCATTTTGTTATGGCTTTCTCATTCTCCTTGTTGTATTGTTCGCCAAAAACTGACAATGaaattaactttatttttatttttccgtTTTATGTTCGACTGACGAACGATTCGCGAATCGTCAGCAGTCAACAGTCAGTTAGGCAGTGCGACAGTCAGCCCGTTTTAGTGCTGAGCTAATTGATGCATGGCAGGCCAAGTCAAGTCTCTTGTTATCTGCCACTCTATCCGCGTCAGTTGGGGCATTTTTGGTTATTGGAAAGCCCAGCCAAAGCGGCATATCCTCGCCAGGGTATCACGACACCGCATAGTGGTTCGTATTCCAGCTTTGCGTGGCACGCACAGCACGGAGCTGGCAGCGCGTGTGGCGCAGGCAGCCACTTTGATTAATGGCCAGCAGACAACTGACGATGACGCCAACCAACCAAAGCCTGACATCTAGTGTCCAATTCCCCATCCCGGCAGAAGCATTGCCATCAAACTCGTACACTTTTTCGTCAGTCATCAGGCCATATTCGTCAGAGGCAACAGTTTAACGGTGCGAAGAGAGACAGTGAGTGGCTTTTACTCCTCATATAGATATCACTTTATACATACGCCATGTGTGTGCACAACAATTCATATTTAAACCTAAAGAACTGAGCCGGGAACTTAAGCTAGACAATTGTGGCGCCTTGCTGGTTGGTTCGCTGGTTGATCTTGACGTGCGTTTGCCGCTTCTTCTCATCCTTGAAGGCCTCTGTGTTGGCCTTCTTCTCGATGCGTCGCTCGTTTCGGTAGTCCTTTAGCAGACGCTtcctctccttcttctcctcggCAGACTCGTCCTTGGGGCGTATGGACAGGACACTCAGAGTCGAAAGCACCGACTTGGCGCACAGCGACTTTGGGCCTGTTGCAGCGTTCGAGTCATCAGCCAGATTGGCCAGTGCTTTGGCTGTGAGCTGGCCATCAACGCCACCGCGCAGTACATTGACAGGCAGTCCGGTCTTGGGATCGATCTGTATGGGCTCTGGGGCGGAACTGGCGCTGGAGCGACGGCTACGCCTTGGCTCATCGATCAACTTTGGATGATTGTAGATATTGGAGTAGGTTGACAGAATGGACTCACAGTCCCACTTCTTTTGCTTGGGATCATCCACTTCGTATTCGACGAGCTCCTCATTGGGGTCCTCTTCGCCCTCGACCACATTCCGGTACTTCGCAATGCGCTCGCGATCCCATTCTTTGTTGTAGTCgattgttttgttcttttttttgaaTTCCTGGAAGCATTGCATGACGACCGGGTGCTTCTGGTGCCAATTGCCTTCGATATCTTCCAGGGCCAGGTCGCCCAGCTCGGGATCATCGTAGCTGGCATAGAACTTCTCGAAGCGGTCGTCCAGCAAGGAGAGCTGCTCATTGCGACGAATGACACTGGACGACATGGAGTACTCTGTGAAGCGTGACTTGACTTCCTCGTCATCGAAGCGACGTTCACGCATCAAAGGCGCTAGGCGGTCCATTAGCTCATCCTCGTCTTCGTCCTCATTCATATTGTCGGAATCAAAGTCCATGTCCTCATCACCGCCATCCTCTTCGTCGGTCCAATCCtgctcctcgtcatcgtcatcttcATCACCCTCACCGCCCATTGCCTGCATAACAAAATCATCCTCCAGCTCTTCATTCTCGCAATCGCTATCCAGTGCCGCCACCACATCTGGATCCCAGTCCAAGCGCAACGATTGGGGAGCGGCCTTGTTCAGCATTCCCTCCTTCTCTTCAAATTCACTGGCAAAAACCGAACTGGGCAAAACTAGCTTCGGAGCTGTAGACGGCTTTTCGTCCTCCTGGCGCTTCTTGGCATGGTTTGGATTCTCCATGTACTCCCAGACCACATCGTTCTCACGTTTCTTCATGTGCTGCAAGTAGTCGTAGTCGTCATCAAAGTGAATGCCGAAtttcttctgctcctcctgacGCTTTGCGGGATCCGCTGGGGCCTCTTCCTTCTTTTTGGCCTGCGACTCTCGCTGCCTGGCAGCCGCCTCCAAGAGCACACGCTGCGGCGCATTTTCGTCGGTGACAAGTGGATCGTGCTGACTGCGATGAACCAAATGAAAGGTTACCGCCTTCTTGCGGTCAATGTAAGGTTTCTTGCCCTTTACCTAAAAGACGCACAGTTATTAATTATGTAGTAGGTATTAGTTAGGGGCTCAGACTTACCATTTTTAGATTGTTTTTGATACAAAATGTTGTCAACAGAACCAGAGACACATGTGCTGATGAACAGTGTGACctaccgcggaattatcgataaaatataccaaaatatacattctctttttaaaaatataccgtagtattaaatcatattcctcgattttgatgttctatttgattttaatagCTTGCAAAgtcttttaacactgaaacaataatttaatccaaTTGAAGAACCAATTTGgcatattataaatactcttttttattctattgtataccttatgaccttatattttacaaatttgtattttaatttttcattcaaatcaccCCTTCTGGAAGCAAGGGAGCTTTTGCTTCAGTATGTaagtgtatgtaaattattaaaagagACACATGTGCTGATACCGCAAAACCCACAAAAGAATACCAAAATATGGCCTTTCATTTGACAAatagtgtagtgtagtgtagtgAAAAGTGGAGTGCCACCATTGAGGCTGCCATATCTCAGCACTTATGGGGCGAGCAATTTGAATTAAAACTACATAAATATCTCCACTTATGGAACATTAGCAGGTGTGTTATTAGGAATTAGTTAAAAGTTTTCGGGTTAGTTCTCCGCgcaccctctccctctctctactACGCCGCGTGGTGTACATCCCATACCAATGCATCAGCCTTCCAGTTCAGCAAACGGTGGGCAAAAACCTTCACCATTTCCTTCCCAGTTGCTTTAAGTCTCTCCTCGCCGTAATGTAACGTAAACTTTTCAATATATTTCctaatttttattcatttttcatgTACAAACATCAACATAAAATGCAGCTTTTGTAATGGGTTTCCATGGCAGAAGTTATAATGAAATGTGATGGGGGGATAAGTAGTGTAAGAATTCAAAGGATAAGATAAGATATTGGCTAATTGTTAGTTTCTTTTGAGATGCTTGTGTgaatttgtgttgtgtttatcATATAGAGGCTGTGGGGGTAGTACAAAAGTGCCAGACTAGACCAGGGGGTAGCTGGAAGCAGAGGCAATGCCGCACTGGTTATCCTTGTTGCGCAGCATCTTGATGAAGCCCTTGTCGCCCCAGGTGGTGCCCCAGGAGTTCTTCACCAGCCAGTAGTCCTCGCCGGACTCGTCGGTgccgaagccaacaacaagcaCACCATGATCCAAGTTCTGGGCGTCGCACTGAGGTTCATTGTAGACTCCCTCGGAGTAGAACTGGAACGACTCGTGAGAGGCATCGATGGCAACGGCGACGGGCCCAATGGTGGCCACTGCCTCCGCCATCTTCTTCTCATTGCCCTGGGGAATGTCAGTGAATCCGCGATCTGTGGCTCCGATCGTGCCCTTGTTGAAGTGGCAAGAGTCATCGATGGCCTCATACGGATAGGACTTCTCGGTATCGATGCCGCCATTGTCCTTGATGTAGCGGAAGGCATTGTCCATGAGTCCACCATTGCAGCCATTGTTGCCATACTTCGTCGAGCAGTCCACCAGATTCTGCTCGGACAGAGACACCAACACGCCCGACTTGCGGTAATGCTGTCCCTCCAAGGCGCCAGTGCTGGAGAaggcccagcagctgccgcagtgGCCCTGATCCTTGACATCGGTGACAGCGCCCTTGGTGCGCCAGTCCACTGACTTGGGCAGCGTCACATGCTCCGGCGAGATGAAGGTCACACCCTTGAAGCTATCATCGGCAGcgctgcaaataaaataagacATTAGCATTGGAGAGCGAAACCTTTTGTTCTTTCTTACCGCAGCTGCTTGTGCAGGGTGTAGTTGAAGCCGTTCATCGTGGTGTGGAACTCGTGGTGCAGCATATCGGCGTACTTGTTGACTGCCATCTTGAAGCTCACCTCACCGGTGGCATATCGCTGGTTGTGCTTGGCGATCTTGTGCTTGTTCTCATTGAAGATCTTCTGGCGGAAGCGTTCCTCCGTCTCGTCTTGGTAGTTCTTGCGGTGCTCCAGCTGTGAATGGTAAACACATTGTTGAATATTTCTACATGCATCTGAATGTGTACCCTTatcggcagcaggcaggcaggttTCCCCTCCTTATCTAGGCAATTGTTTTAATAAATCAATATTCAAGTCATGCTATGTGGTACGATTAGATACGTACAGCACAGCCCTCCCAGTGCTAGCTCCCAAGTAGAATGCAATTGGACTGGTTGTTCAGAGTCGAAAAACGGTGTAGCAAATCTGGCATTTACGTAAACTGGGTTGGATTTACGAGCCACCTTCCATCTCTCAACCATTAAATAGTTCCAAATCTTGAGATAACCTTATCACAGACAAACTAACCTGGCACGAGCTGTCCAAACTGTCAGCCTGCCAGCGGTTAGCCAGCAACAGTAGCCAGAGCCCATAAACACAGCATAGCCATTAAATTCTTTACGATTGCCTCCCAGAAACTGCGAACGAAGTGGTGTTAATGGTTCCAGGTAGTAAACGAagacagggagacagacaATTTCAGCATGGCCAAAGTGTGTGCATTCTGTGCGTGTTTCTATCGATGCATTGGTCATTGGTCCCCTAGCATTAATTTCCGTGGGGGTTGTTTGTTGTCTAGCCCGCATGTTTACACACAACGGAAATAGAACGAAAATTCTACAAATGATAATGTGAAAGAGCAGAATAGAGCTCGCACCATGGATATCCATTACAGACGGCGCGACACAAACAGCTTTGTTTGCACTGAAGCGAACGTGACAGAATTCAAGGCGGAAAATACAGTTAagataatgaaataaataacgAACTTTAGTTAGGGGCAACCCAGAATCTAGTTTACTCGGAACAGACATCAAGTAAATTACAGTGGGAACCCCATACATAATCATAACAGACAGGCAAACAGACAGCTTCAGCATCATGGACCAGGCAACAATTGTCGCCCCCCATCCATGTCAGTGCGTGTTTCGGCTGGCTTGACTCGTATAATTGACATAATTGATACGAATTTCAGACATGCAGaccacatccatccatccattccatAGAGTTCAAGTGGGGAAGCCTTTTCACAGCATAAATCGTTAACCGTCcatcgatttttgttttttttcttggttgCTTTGTTGTCGAGTCTCGGAGTTGTTATAGCAAAATTCacacattttttattgttgttgtatattttgtagAAAATTTAATGGCGAGAAATAAGATGAGCGCTTACAAACGTAGAAACCGTAATTAAATGCACGTGAATTATCTAAAGGTACTCGGCGTATACACTCTGTATAGTATGTGCTATCTATAGTATAGGCAAGATTTGAGTGGCATTCCCGCGAGACGAGACGACACCCATTTGCCTATTGATCTGTTTAGCACTTTAGCTGTGGGGTTGATGGATGggcggcagggcaggacaggcaTTGCGTTTGCAGTTGAGCTTGGACGATGCTGAGTATCTTAGTTAACCCAACGGCTAAGGCGAATTTGTTCTCACAAACGGGCTAGCTCCAGATCGATGCTCTACAGGCTCTACAGGTGCTCCATCTCAATGTCGGGAGAGCCCGATTCCACAGCGCCCAACGTTTCCTTCCACTGGCGACGTTTTCGCATGATGAAGTGGAACACAAAGCCGTTTATCACGAGCATGGCCACCACCAAGAGTGTGGGCAGAACCACATCTACTGTCACGTTTAGGTCATTCGGACTCCCACTGGCCATGGTTCAGTTGTACTTCTTTTTCTATTCcaattttatgtaattttccGGCAATTCGCTGGCTATCTAGCCAACACGTTTTCGTTTGCGATGACGCGcgtgctttttcttttcgatGGTGAATGGGATGGATGCCTTTCGTGCTCTCGGCTCctttaatttcttttcctctCCCAAGGTGGCTTCtctcgcttctgctgcttgtgtgctctgctctgctctctcggGCTGCCGCTTGCTCAGTGTCGGGCGGGaataataaaaatagcaaCCACCACCAACGGTTTCGAGCATGATGGAAGTATACAAGGTGGTCTCGTCGCTTGCCTCAATTATTTTTCAGTGCGTGTTCGTTTTTTGACATGAAGGTTTgagtataaatataaatataaacccTTGCACGCAGGAAAAATTACTTTTCAGTTTTTGCAGCAAGAAATGTAGAGTTTATATTAGAATAAGGAGTCTTCAATTAAACTGCAACTATTTTTCTTGTAATGGGCAATAttaaaccccatgccatctaagggttaatcagcacactctaacgtcgtttcactcacacttactacGCAGCACATCTTCTTAACAGCATAGTTAGTTGACTACACTTTGCCGATGAGACCACCTTGTACAGTTTCATCATGCAAACGGTTGCCTGTTCCGagcgcatacacacacagacgtacgtaaaaacacacacactcaaaaatatcaacaacTATTTCAAGTTGTTCGTGGGACGGTACGTACTCGAATTCGTATTTCGTTTTGTGCAGCGCGCGCAGAACGAATTCAAACACCCGAACCGGTTTCCGTTTTGGCAAATTTGTATAGGCGGAGCGGATGATTTATAAGGATGTTATCAAATGTATGAAAACATTGGCCACACCAACCGGTTGGAGcacctacatatacatatatctttaTATCCGCCTATGAAACATACCATTCATAGGGTACTTATATCATTATCATTGCTGTCGTCTTTGGCCAGTCAGCGAATTAGTTTCGCCACTTGTCGATTTTTCGGTGCGGTGCTTTTTTGTGCACTTGTCGCTCAAAATATCGCGCTCGCGCCCgcctctctgcctttgcctctctctAGCATATTCTTGTTGCTCTGTGAGAGCCAAAAGCTCTCTGCTTCAATTCTTTGCCCCCCATcaca from Drosophila subobscura isolate 14011-0131.10 chromosome E, UCBerk_Dsub_1.0, whole genome shotgun sequence includes the following:
- the LOC117891222 gene encoding protein LTV1 homolog, coding for MVKGKKPYIDRKKAVTFHLVHRSQHDPLVTDENAPQRVLLEAAARQRESQAKKKEEAPADPAKRQEEQKKFGIHFDDDYDYLQHMKKRENDVVWEYMENPNHAKKRQEDEKPSTAPKLVLPSSVFASEFEEKEGMLNKAAPQSLRLDWDPDVVAALDSDCENEELEDDFVMQAMGGEGDEDDDDEEQDWTDEEDGGDEDMDFDSDNMNEDEDEDELMDRLAPLMRERRFDDEEVKSRFTEYSMSSSVIRRNEQLSLLDDRFEKFYASYDDPELGDLALEDIEGNWHQKHPVVMQCFQEFKKKNKTIDYNKEWDRERIAKYRNVVEGEEDPNEELVEYEVDDPKQKKWDCESILSTYSNIYNHPKLIDEPRRSRRSSASSAPEPIQIDPKTGLPVNVLRGGVDGQLTAKALANLADDSNAATGPKSLCAKSVLSTLSVLSIRPKDESAEEKKERKRLLKDYRNERRIEKKANTEAFKDEKKRQTHVKINQRTNQQGATIV
- the LOC117890440 gene encoding cathepsin L; protein product: MRTALILSLLALVAVAQAVSPAEVIKEEWHTFKLEHRKNYQDETEERFRQKIFNENKHKIAKHNQRYATGEVSFKMAVNKYADMLHHEFHTTMNGFNYTLHKQLRAADDSFKGVTFISPEHVTLPKSVDWRTKGAVTDVKDQGHCGSCWAFSSTGALEGQHYRKSGVLVSLSEQNLVDCSTKYGNNGCNGGLMDNAFRYIKDNGGIDTEKSYPYEAIDDSCHFNKGTIGATDRGFTDIPQGNEKKMAEAVATIGPVAVAIDASHESFQFYSEGVYNEPQCDAQNLDHGVLVVGFGTDESGEDYWLVKNSWGTTWGDKGFIKMLRNKDNQCGIASASSYPLV
- the LOC117890441 gene encoding uncharacterized protein LOC117890441, with protein sequence MASGSPNDLNVTVDVVLPTLLVVAMLVINGFVFHFIMRKRRQWKETLGAVESGSPDIEMEHL